One window from the genome of Deltaproteobacteria bacterium encodes:
- a CDS encoding triose-phosphate isomerase has translation MARRQLIAGNWKMFKTVSEAVSFVTELRDAVASIKDCDFAVAPPYLAIHAVAQKLAGSNIGVSAQEMFYEDQGAFTGCISGPMIKEAGCTYTLIAHSERRQYFGETNESSNKRLQATLRAGLVPILCVGETLEQREAGKTNEIVKKQLEGALAGFAVADLAKLIIAYEPVWAIGTGKVATPIQAQEAHAFIRSLLRTKDTAWADTVRILYGGSVKPDNAAELLGQPDIDGGLVGGASLKVDSFVGIAKGRKS, from the coding sequence ATGGCCCGCCGTCAGTTAATTGCAGGCAACTGGAAAATGTTCAAAACCGTTAGCGAAGCAGTAAGCTTTGTTACAGAACTCCGTGACGCGGTTGCGTCTATTAAAGATTGTGATTTTGCCGTTGCTCCACCATATTTAGCCATTCATGCTGTTGCGCAAAAGCTTGCTGGCTCAAATATTGGGGTTTCTGCGCAAGAAATGTTTTATGAAGATCAAGGTGCATTTACTGGTTGCATCTCTGGCCCAATGATTAAAGAAGCTGGTTGCACTTATACTCTCATTGCGCACTCTGAACGTCGCCAATATTTTGGTGAAACCAACGAAAGCTCAAACAAGCGTTTACAAGCCACCTTGCGCGCTGGTTTAGTGCCAATTTTATGCGTTGGTGAAACATTAGAACAACGTGAAGCTGGCAAAACCAACGAAATTGTTAAAAAGCAACTCGAAGGCGCTCTCGCTGGTTTTGCAGTTGCCGACTTAGCTAAATTAATCATTGCCTATGAACCTGTTTGGGCAATTGGTACTGGTAAAGTTGCTACCCCTATACAAGCACAAGAAGCACACGCTTTTATTCGTAGTCTTCTGCGCACCAAAGATACTGCTTGGGCTGATACTGTGCGCATTCTTTATGGTGGTAGCGTTAAACCTGATAATGCTGCCGAGCTGCTCGGTCAACCAGATATCGATGGCGGCCTAGTTGGTGGCGCTTCACTTAAGGTAGATTCTTTTGTGGGTATCGCTAAAGGCCGTAAAAGCTAA